A genomic window from Zalophus californianus isolate mZalCal1 chromosome 13, mZalCal1.pri.v2, whole genome shotgun sequence includes:
- the LOC113934878 gene encoding small ubiquitin-related modifier 2-like, whose amino-acid sequence MADEKPKEGVKTENNDHINSKVAGQDGSVVQFKIKRHTPLSKLMKAYCERQGLSVRQIRFRFDGQPINETDTPAQLEMGDEDTIDVFQQQTGGVY is encoded by the coding sequence ATGGCTGACGAAAAGCCCAAGGAAGGAGTCAAGACTGAGAACAACGATCATATTAATTCGAAGGTGGCGGGGCAGGATGGTTCTGTGGTGCAGTTTAAGATTAAGAGGCATACACCACTTAGTAAACTAATGAAAGCCTATTGTGAACGACAGGGTTTGTCAGTGAGGCAGATCAGATTCCGATTTGATGGGCAGCCAATCAATGAAACAGACACACCTGCACAGCTGGAAATGGGGGATGAAGATACAATTGATGTGTTCCAGCAGCAGACAGGAGGTGTCTACTAA